A region of Pan troglodytes isolate AG18354 chromosome 23, NHGRI_mPanTro3-v2.0_pri, whole genome shotgun sequence DNA encodes the following proteins:
- the MED15 gene encoding mediator of RNA polymerase II transcription subunit 15 isoform X16 — protein MNALQSLTGGPAAGAAGIGQPPPGTSGMAPHSMAVVSTATPQTQLQLQQVALQQQQQQQQFQQQQQAALQQQQQQQQQQQFQAQQSAMQQQFQAVVQQQQQLQQQQQQQQHLIKLHHQNQQQIQQQQQQLQRIAQLQLQQQQQQQQQQQQQQALQAQPPIQQPPMQQPQPPPSQALPQQLQQMHHTQHHQPPPQPQQPPVAQNQPSQLQPQSQTQPLVSQAQALPGQMLYTQPPLKFVRAPMVVQQPPVQPQVQQQQTAVQTAQAAQMVAPGVQVSQSSLPMLSSPSPGQQVQTPQSMPPPPQPSPQPGQPSSQPNSNVSSGPAPSPSSFLPSPSPQPSQSPVTARTPQNFSVPSPGPLNTPVNPSSVMSPAGSSQAEEQQYLDKLKQLSKYIEPLRRMINKIDKNEDRKKDLSKMKSLLDILTDPSKRCPLKTLQKCEIALEKLKNDMAVPTPPPPPVPPTKQQYLCQPLLDAVLANIRSPVFNHSLYRTFVPAMTAIHGPPITAPVVCTRKRRLEDDERQSIPSVLQGEVARLDPKFLVNLDPSHCSNNGTVHLICKLDDKDLPSVPPLELSVPADYPAQSPLWIDRQWQYDANPFLQSVHRCMTSRLLQLPDKHSVTALLNTWAQSVHQACLSAA, from the exons ATGAATGCACTCCAGAGCCTGACTGGCGGACCTGCTGCGGGAGCCGCTGGAATTG GGCAGCCGCCTCCTGGGACCTCGGGGATGGCCCCTCACAGCATGGCTGTCGTGTCTACGGCAACTCCACAGA CCCAGCTGCAGCTCCAGCAGGTGgcgctgcagcagcagcagcaacagcagcagttccagcagcagcagcaggcggcgctacagcagcagcagcagcagcagcaacagcagcagttCCAGGCTCAGCAGAGTGCCATGCAGCAGCAGTTCCAAGCAGtagtgcagcagcagcagcagctccagcagcagcagcagcagcagcagcatctaaTTAAATTGCATCATCAAAATCAGCAACAG atacagcagcagcaacagcagctgcAGCGAATAGCACAGCTGCAGCtccaacaacagcaacagcagcagcagcagcagcagcagcagcaggcttTGCAGGCCCAGCCACCAATTCAGCAGCCACCGATGCAGCAGCCACAGCCTCCGCCCTCCCAGGCTCTGCCCCAGCAGCTGCAGCAGATGCATCACACACAGCACCACCAGCCGCCACCACAGCCCCAGCAGCCTCCAGTTGCTCAGAACCAACCATCACAACTCCAGCCACAGTCGCAGACCCAGCCTTTGGTGTCACAGGCACAAGCTCTCCCTGGACAAATGTTGTATACCCAACCACCACTGAAATTT GTCCGAGCTCCGATGGTGGTGCAGCAGCCCCCAGTGCAGCCCCAGGTGCAGCAGCAGCAGACAGCAGTACAGACAGCTCAGGCTGCCCAGATGGTGGCTCCCGGAGTCCAG GTCAGCCAGAGCAGCCTCCCCATGCTGTCCTCGCCGTCACCGGGCCAGCAGGTGCAGACCCCGCAGTCGATGCCCCCTCCCCCCCAGCCGTCCCCGCAGCCCGGCCAGCCCAGCTCACAGCCCAACTCCAACGTCAG CTCTGGCCCTGCCCCGTCTCCCAGTAGCTTCCTGCCCAGCCCCTCACCGCAGCCCTCCCAGAGCCCAGTGACGGCGCGGACCCCACAGAACTTCAGTGTCCCCTCACCTGGACCTTTAAACACACCTG TGAACCCCAGCTCTGTCATGAGCCCAGCTGGCTCCAGCCAGGCTGAGGAGCAGCAGTACCTGGACAAGCTGAAGCAGCTGTCGAAGTACATCGAGCCCCTGCGCCGCATGATCAACAAGATCGACAAGAACGAAG ACAGAAAAAAGGACCTGAGTAAGATGAAGAGCCTTCTGGACATTCTGACAGACCCCTCGAAGCG GTGTCCCCTGAAGACCTTGCAAAAGTGTGAGATCGCCCTGGAGAAACTCAAGAATGACATGGCGGTG CCCACTCCCCCACCGCCCCCGGTGCCACCGACCAAACAGCAGTACCTATGCCAGCCGCTCCTGGATGCCGTCCTGGCCAACATCCGCTCACCTGTCTTCAACCATTCCCTGTACCGCACATTCGTTCCAGCCATGACCGCCATTCACGGCCCACCCATCAC GGCCCCAGTGGTGTGCACCCGGAAGCGCAGGCTTGAGGATGATGAGCGGCAGAGCATCCCCAGTGTGCTCCAGGGTGAGGTGGCCAGGCTGGACCCCAAGTTCCTGGTAAACCTGGACCCTTCTCACTGCAGCAACAATGGCACTGTCCACCTGATCTGCAAGCTGG ATGACAAGGACCTCCCAAGTGTGCCACCACTGGAGCTCAGTGTCCCCGCTGACTATCCTGCCCAAAGCCCGCTGTGGATAGACCGGCAGTGGCAGTACG ACGCCAACCCCTTTCTCCAGTCGGTGCACCGCTGCATGACCTCCAGGCTGCTGCAGCTCCCGGACAAGCACTCGGTCACCGCCTTGCTCAACACCTGGGCCCAGAGCGTCCACCAGGCCTGCCTCTCAGCCGCCTAG
- the MED15 gene encoding mediator of RNA polymerase II transcription subunit 15 isoform X10, which translates to MNALQSLTGGPAAGAAGIGMPPRGPGQSLGGMGSLGAMGQPMSLSGQPPPGTSGMAPHSMAVVSTATPQTQLQLQQVALQQQQQQQQFQQQQQAALQQQQQQQQQQQFQAQQSAMQQQFQAVVQQQQQLQQQQQQQQHLIKLHHQNQQQIQQQQQQLQRIAQLQLQQQQQQQQQQQQQQALQAQPPIQQPPMQQPQPPPSQALPQQLQQMHHTQHHQPPPQPQQPPVAQNQPSQLQPQSQTQPLVSQAQALPGQMLYTQPPLKFVRAPMVVQQPPVQPQVQQQQTAVQTAQAAQMVAPGVQMITEALAQGGMHIRARFPPTTAVSAIPSSSIPLGRQPMAQVSQSSLPMLSSPSPGQQVQTPQSMPPPPQPSPQPGQPSSQPNSNVSSGPAPSPSSFLPSPSPQPSQSPVTARTPQNFSVPSPGPLNTPVNPSSVMSPAGSSQAEEQQYLDKLKQLSKYIEPLRRMINKIDKNEDRKKDLSKMKSLLDILTDPSKRCPLKTLQKCEIALEKLKNDMAVPTPPPPPVPPTKQQYLCQPLLDAVLANIRSPVFNHSLYRTFVPAMTAIHGPPITAPVVCTRKRRLEDDERQSIPSVLQGEVARLDPKFLVNLDPSHCSNNGTVHLICKLDDKDLPSVPPLELSVPADYPAQSPLWIDRQWQYDANPFLQSVHRCMTSRLLQLPDKHSVTALLNTWAQSVHQACLSAA; encoded by the exons ATGAATGCACTCCAGAGCCTGACTGGCGGACCTGCTGCGGGAGCCGCTGGAATTGGCATGCCTCCTCGGGGCCCGGGACAGTCTCTGGGCGGGATGGGTAGCCTTGGTGCCATGGGACAGCCAATGTCTCTCTCAGGGCAGCCGCCTCCTGGGACCTCGGGGATGGCCCCTCACAGCATGGCTGTCGTGTCTACGGCAACTCCACAGA CCCAGCTGCAGCTCCAGCAGGTGgcgctgcagcagcagcagcaacagcagcagttccagcagcagcagcaggcggcgctacagcagcagcagcagcagcagcaacagcagcagttCCAGGCTCAGCAGAGTGCCATGCAGCAGCAGTTCCAAGCAGtagtgcagcagcagcagcagctccagcagcagcagcagcagcagcagcatctaaTTAAATTGCATCATCAAAATCAGCAACAG atacagcagcagcaacagcagctgcAGCGAATAGCACAGCTGCAGCtccaacaacagcaacagcagcagcagcagcagcagcagcagcaggcttTGCAGGCCCAGCCACCAATTCAGCAGCCACCGATGCAGCAGCCACAGCCTCCGCCCTCCCAGGCTCTGCCCCAGCAGCTGCAGCAGATGCATCACACACAGCACCACCAGCCGCCACCACAGCCCCAGCAGCCTCCAGTTGCTCAGAACCAACCATCACAACTCCAGCCACAGTCGCAGACCCAGCCTTTGGTGTCACAGGCACAAGCTCTCCCTGGACAAATGTTGTATACCCAACCACCACTGAAATTT GTCCGAGCTCCGATGGTGGTGCAGCAGCCCCCAGTGCAGCCCCAGGTGCAGCAGCAGCAGACAGCAGTACAGACAGCTCAGGCTGCCCAGATGGTGGCTCCCGGAGTCCAG ATGATCACGGAAGCCTTGGCCCAAGGTGGGATGCACATAAGAGCCCGGTTCCCGCCTACCACCGCTGTGTCCGCCATCCCGTCAAGCTCCATCCCTTTGGGCAGACAGCCCATGGCACAG GTCAGCCAGAGCAGCCTCCCCATGCTGTCCTCGCCGTCACCGGGCCAGCAGGTGCAGACCCCGCAGTCGATGCCCCCTCCCCCCCAGCCGTCCCCGCAGCCCGGCCAGCCCAGCTCACAGCCCAACTCCAACGTCAG CTCTGGCCCTGCCCCGTCTCCCAGTAGCTTCCTGCCCAGCCCCTCACCGCAGCCCTCCCAGAGCCCAGTGACGGCGCGGACCCCACAGAACTTCAGTGTCCCCTCACCTGGACCTTTAAACACACCTG TGAACCCCAGCTCTGTCATGAGCCCAGCTGGCTCCAGCCAGGCTGAGGAGCAGCAGTACCTGGACAAGCTGAAGCAGCTGTCGAAGTACATCGAGCCCCTGCGCCGCATGATCAACAAGATCGACAAGAACGAAG ACAGAAAAAAGGACCTGAGTAAGATGAAGAGCCTTCTGGACATTCTGACAGACCCCTCGAAGCG GTGTCCCCTGAAGACCTTGCAAAAGTGTGAGATCGCCCTGGAGAAACTCAAGAATGACATGGCGGTG CCCACTCCCCCACCGCCCCCGGTGCCACCGACCAAACAGCAGTACCTATGCCAGCCGCTCCTGGATGCCGTCCTGGCCAACATCCGCTCACCTGTCTTCAACCATTCCCTGTACCGCACATTCGTTCCAGCCATGACCGCCATTCACGGCCCACCCATCAC GGCCCCAGTGGTGTGCACCCGGAAGCGCAGGCTTGAGGATGATGAGCGGCAGAGCATCCCCAGTGTGCTCCAGGGTGAGGTGGCCAGGCTGGACCCCAAGTTCCTGGTAAACCTGGACCCTTCTCACTGCAGCAACAATGGCACTGTCCACCTGATCTGCAAGCTGG ATGACAAGGACCTCCCAAGTGTGCCACCACTGGAGCTCAGTGTCCCCGCTGACTATCCTGCCCAAAGCCCGCTGTGGATAGACCGGCAGTGGCAGTACG ACGCCAACCCCTTTCTCCAGTCGGTGCACCGCTGCATGACCTCCAGGCTGCTGCAGCTCCCGGACAAGCACTCGGTCACCGCCTTGCTCAACACCTGGGCCCAGAGCGTCCACCAGGCCTGCCTCTCAGCCGCCTAG